The Nocardia sp. NBC_01329 sequence CCCGCGACCTGCCCGGCCACCGCACCGATATCCTCGCCGACCTGCGAAGACGAAGTGATATCGGGCGCGGACCCATAGCCGGGCGCACCCGGGGTGCCCGGAATCACATCGGCGACCGGACCGCTCTGCCCGGTTTCCGACAGCAACCGGGTGGCGGCTTCGTAGAGGGGGGTCAGCTCGTCGCGGCCCGCAGTGGCCACGACGAGAACGGCCAGCAACTGCTCGTCGGGCAGGGCCGCCAACCGCGCGGCGAGCGCGCCCGGATCGCCTGCGCTCGGTTCACTCATACGACCAGCCTACGACGTCCGGCCCGTCCGTTCGGACGGACCGGACGACGTCGTCCGAGAACGCGTTGCCTAGGAACGGATCACCGCGCCCACCGCATCCGAGGCAGCGGCCACGGCGGCGTCACGGGCCGCGCTGGCCTCATCCTCGGTGAGGGTGCGGTCGGCGGCCCGGAACCGCAGCGCGTAGGTGAGCGATTTACGCCCCGCCCCGGCCTGCGCGCCCGCGTACACGTCGAACAGCGCGATATCCTCGAGCAGTTCGCCACCGCCGGATCGCAGCGCCGTTTCCACGGCACCCGCGGGGATCTCGGTGGCGACGCTCACCGAAACATCCTGGAGGACGGCCGGGAACGGCGAGATGGCCGGGGCAGGCCGGGAATCGCGCAGCGGCAGAGCGTCCAGGTCGAGTTCCAGAGCGCAGGTGCGCGGCGGCAGACCGGACCGTTCCAGCACCCCGGGATGCAGTTCACCGGCATAACCGACCACGATGCCGTCCACCGTCAGCTCAGCGCATCGCCCCGGATGCCACGGCAACTGTTTGCCGGGCCGGCGTCGGAGTTCGATCCCGGCGGCCTCAGCGATCACATCGGCGAGCGCGAACGCGTCGGCGGCCTCGACCGCCCGGCCCGGGCCCCACGGACCGCGCGGTTCCCGGCGTCCGGTGAGCACCACCGCGACATGCTGCGGCTGATCCGGCAGCGAGGCCAGCAGTTCACCGACCTCCGCGTCGGTCGGGCGACGGTCCACCGGCAGGGGTTCCACCGGTTTGGTATCCGGCCCGGGCAACACCACCTGGGCGATGCCGTAGAGCGATAGATCGCGGGCGCCGCGCGAGATATTGCGGACCGCGACCTCCAGCAGACCCGGCAGCAGTGTGGTGGCGAGTTCGGCGCGTTCGATATCGAGCGGGTTCAGCACGCGGGTGGTGGCGCGTCGGGGGTCGTCGTCGTCCAGCCCCCAGGTGTCGAAAACCTCCGCGGGCAGGAATACCGGTGGCAGCACCTCGACGCAGCCGGCGAAGGCCAGCGCCCGGCTCACTGCCCGGCGACGGCGCTGCACCGCGGTCAGTCCGCGCCCGGCCGGCGCCTGCGGCAGTACCAGCGGGATCCGCTCCAGGCCCTCCAGCCGCAGCACCTCTTCCACCAGATCGGCGGGCTGCGCGAGGTCGGGCCGCCAGCTCGCCGGGGTGACCACCAACTGACCGTGGCCGCTGGTCTCGTCTACCGCGACCTCGACATGGCAGCCGATCTGAGTGAGACGGCGCGCGGAGGTACCGGGGGCGTACTGCACACCGGCCACGCGGTCGGGCAGATCGATATCCATGCGAATCGGTTCCGGCGGAGACAGCGGCAGCCGTATATCGGTGAGGGCAGGTTCCACCATGCCCCCGGCGATTTCGGCGAGTAGCGTGGCGGCCCGGTCCAGCGCGGCCAGGTCGAGTTCGGGATCCACCACTCGCTCGTAGCGTTTACTCGCTTCCGACACCAGCTTGTGCCGGCGGGCGGTGCGGTAGATGAACAGCGGATCCCAGGTCGCGGCCTCGAGGACGATATCGGTCGATTCCGGGCCCACCTCGGTGGACGCGCCACCCATCACACCGGCGAGCGAGACGGCCCCGGTGTCGTCGGCGATCACCACATCCTCGACGTCGAGTTCACGTTCGACATCGTCGAGGGTGCGCAGGGTCTCACCGGCGCGCGCATGACGTACC is a genomic window containing:
- the pheT gene encoding phenylalanine--tRNA ligase subunit beta, giving the protein MRVAQSWLTETIRRTVPGWSVTPEELDAGFVRVGLEVEEVDTLERVGGDIEHPLVVGRVAEITELTEFKKPIRFCKVDIGAEQLQEIVCGASNFAVGDLVVVVLPGGVLPGGFTISSRKTYGHVSHGMICSVAELGIGKDHSGILVLEPGTAEPGTDANELLGLGDTVIELNITPDRGYCFSVRGLARELACSFDLEYADPAVRTLGDGDEAWPIRVEPETQCTRFGARRVTGIDPRAVSPWWLQRRLLLSGVRPISPAVDVTNYVMLELGQPLHAFDAAKLSGGLVVRHARAGETLRTLDDVERELDVEDVVIADDTGAVSLAGVMGGASTEVGPESTDIVLEAATWDPLFIYRTARRHKLVSEASKRYERVVDPELDLAALDRAATLLAEIAGGMVEPALTDIRLPLSPPEPIRMDIDLPDRVAGVQYAPGTSARRLTQIGCHVEVAVDETSGHGQLVVTPASWRPDLAQPADLVEEVLRLEGLERIPLVLPQAPAGRGLTAVQRRRRAVSRALAFAGCVEVLPPVFLPAEVFDTWGLDDDDPRRATTRVLNPLDIERAELATTLLPGLLEVAVRNISRGARDLSLYGIAQVVLPGPDTKPVEPLPVDRRPTDAEVGELLASLPDQPQHVAVVLTGRREPRGPWGPGRAVEAADAFALADVIAEAAGIELRRRPGKQLPWHPGRCAELTVDGIVVGYAGELHPGVLERSGLPPRTCALELDLDALPLRDSRPAPAISPFPAVLQDVSVSVATEIPAGAVETALRSGGGELLEDIALFDVYAGAQAGAGRKSLTYALRFRAADRTLTEDEASAARDAAVAAASDAVGAVIRS